The window TGGATTTCAACCGGTTCTTATATTATCATACGGTTGGCTGTAATCTTTCAGAAGTTCCAACAGACCGTTTGCTCGAATTACATGAATTGGCTTACAATACAGTTAAGAGCACAGCTTACACTTTACACACTCTGAGGCCGAACTAAAATTACTTTCTGAGATCTTATGTCAATAGTTGACGCTAATGGCTCATGCGTGCTTTGGACGCACTTCCCCCGAAATAGCGGACACACCGAAAGAGGCGCTTACACAAAATTATTGACATCAGACCTCACTATATCAAATTTACACAAAATAGTTGATAGTATCAACAAACGAACCATGAGGTAGGTTATGTTTGGGAATAGAGGAATAAAGGAGATACTGAGGGCAATAATTGGGAAACAACACTATATTGCCATAATAAATATGGCAAGGAATTATCCAGACTTCTTAGAAAATACATCTCGGTACCTAACAGGAATTGGCAGTTATCCTTATGATATAAAGATAAAGACTCCTATTGGAATCATAGAACCAAAACTATATAGCCATCATGATATGCTGACAGTAAACGAAATTTTTTGCCGTTCAGATTACCCTGCTGATGAAAGCGTAAGTACCGTTGTGGACATAGGGTCAAATATTGGTATAAGCGCCTTGTATTTTCTTTCGAGGAATAATGAATCAAAATGCTATCTATATGAACCTGACAAGAGGAACATTGAAAAACTCAAAAAGAATCTCTCAGGTTTTTTAAAAAGGTACAGCTTGCATGAAAATGCCGTTTCATATGAAAGTGGTCAACTAGAATTTGGGATTGAGGCTACAGGACGATATGGCGGCA of the Nitrospirota bacterium genome contains:
- a CDS encoding FkbM family methyltransferase, which gives rise to MFGNRGIKEILRAIIGKQHYIAIINMARNYPDFLENTSRYLTGIGSYPYDIKIKTPIGIIEPKLYSHHDMLTVNEIFCRSDYPADESVSTVVDIGSNIGISALYFLSRNNESKCYLYEPDKRNIEKLKKNLSGFLKRYSLHENAVSYESGQLEFGIEATGRYGGIGIKSKEMIIVNCLEINDVIKNVLSNEGYIDILKIDTEGVEIKTVENIEVDLLRRIKIIYLEAKPKHQLHSSIFKQKQYGSVCQLVNKEHITLIRLPLVKGKKSPLADFE